One window from the genome of Acinetobacter sp. ANC 7912 encodes:
- a CDS encoding sigma-54-dependent Fis family transcriptional regulator, whose translation MSIFTHPIISQTRRHERATATVFEDPLSKALLERIKQIAPSDANALIIGETGTGKELVARQIHDLSHRAHGPFIAVNCGALTESLAESELFGHEKGAFTGAISQRIGWFEAAHNGTLFLDEIGDLSLPMQVKLLRILQEREIIRVGSLKPIPINVRIIAATNVDLEKAVIEGKFREDLFYRLYVALLRIPRLADRREDILPLAKYFVERYQTNPHDTPLRISALAAKKLIQHRWPGNIRELENTMHHAVLVSRNGVIEPEDISFSNLVTGNIKSSGFPQSQPHSSTDLNMEIHNLQDAEQLLQATFKQLFDASGQLPDLNINELIEERFIRSAYEHCQYNQVHTAKLLGVTRNVIRTRLLKYGLI comes from the coding sequence ATGTCGATATTTACACATCCCATTATTAGTCAGACAAGACGGCATGAACGGGCGACTGCTACCGTCTTTGAAGACCCGTTGTCTAAAGCCTTGCTGGAACGAATCAAACAGATTGCACCGAGTGATGCCAATGCGTTAATTATCGGTGAAACCGGTACCGGTAAGGAGCTGGTGGCACGCCAGATTCATGATCTGAGTCATCGTGCCCATGGTCCCTTTATCGCAGTGAACTGCGGTGCCTTAACAGAATCGCTGGCCGAAAGTGAGCTTTTTGGGCATGAAAAAGGCGCTTTTACCGGGGCAATTAGCCAGCGTATCGGCTGGTTCGAAGCAGCGCATAATGGCACGCTATTCCTGGATGAAATTGGTGACCTATCCCTGCCAATGCAGGTCAAATTATTGCGGATTTTACAGGAAAGAGAAATTATCCGGGTCGGGTCGCTTAAGCCGATCCCGATCAATGTCCGCATCATTGCTGCAACCAATGTCGATCTGGAAAAGGCAGTGATTGAGGGTAAATTCCGCGAGGATTTATTCTATCGCCTGTATGTGGCATTACTGCGTATTCCACGACTGGCCGACCGTCGTGAAGATATTCTGCCTCTGGCGAAATACTTTGTGGAACGTTACCAGACTAACCCGCATGACACCCCTCTACGTATCTCGGCGCTGGCAGCGAAAAAGCTGATTCAACATCGCTGGCCGGGCAATATCCGTGAGCTGGAAAATACCATGCACCATGCGGTGCTGGTCAGCCGTAATGGCGTCATTGAACCGGAAGATATCAGCTTTTCCAACCTGGTGACTGGCAATATCAAGTCTTCCGGTTTTCCCCAGAGTCAGCCGCATTCATCAACTGACTTGAATATGGAGATTCATAACCTTCAGGATGCTGAACAGTTGCTCCAAGCAACCTTTAAACAGCTGTTTGACGCTTCTGGGCAACTGCCTGATCTGAATATCAATGAACTGATTGAAGAACGCTTTATTCGCAGTGCCTATGAACATTGCCAGTACAACCAGGTACATACTGCAAAGCTGTTAGGAGTGACCCGTAATGTCATTCGGACGCGTTTATTAAAATACGGCCTGATTTAA
- a CDS encoding molybdopterin-binding protein encodes MTITSVNVRNQFKGVIQEIVEGSVVSEVNVETKAGIFTSIISTRSVQDLDLKIGSEVVVLIKSTEVSLAKL; translated from the coding sequence ATGACAATTACATCAGTTAACGTGCGTAACCAGTTTAAAGGTGTTATTCAGGAAATTGTAGAAGGAAGTGTTGTTTCAGAAGTAAATGTGGAAACCAAAGCCGGCATTTTTACTTCAATTATAAGTACCCGTTCGGTACAGGATCTGGATTTAAAAATCGGTTCGGAAGTGGTGGTGCTGATTAAATCAACAGAAGTGTCATTGGCAAAACTCTAG
- a CDS encoding ABC transporter ATP-binding protein produces the protein MTQQDLGSVSIQHLYKKYPSQNNEDLVVLEDINLDIQPGEFISIVGSSGCGKSTLLRLLVGLENQYQGNILVDGEKAIGTSLNRGIVFQDHRLFPWLSVRENVRIALHKSNLTRAEEDKLIDEHLELVNLSNFKNAYPSQLSGGMNQRVAIARSLVNRPQILLLDEPFGALDALTRQNLQDELQRIWQTEKITMIIVTHDVEEAVFLGDRVVVMQPHPGRIKRIVDVPVPHPRKREDVRLHNIKNNILQDFSDPSKEVLFQKPRHFSDYQFAW, from the coding sequence ATGACACAGCAAGATCTCGGTTCAGTGTCGATTCAACACTTATATAAAAAATATCCCTCGCAAAATAATGAAGATCTGGTGGTTTTAGAAGATATCAATTTAGATATTCAGCCGGGTGAATTCATTAGTATTGTCGGTAGCAGTGGCTGTGGTAAATCCACCTTGCTTCGCCTGTTGGTAGGTCTGGAAAATCAATATCAGGGCAATATTCTGGTGGATGGTGAAAAAGCCATTGGTACCAGCCTTAATCGCGGCATTGTCTTTCAAGATCACCGCCTGTTTCCATGGCTCAGTGTTCGGGAAAATGTACGTATTGCCTTGCATAAAAGTAACTTAACCCGCGCTGAAGAAGACAAACTGATTGATGAGCATCTGGAATTGGTTAATCTCAGCAATTTTAAAAATGCCTATCCATCACAGCTGTCTGGCGGGATGAACCAGCGTGTCGCGATTGCCCGTAGTCTGGTAAATCGTCCACAAATCCTGTTACTGGATGAGCCTTTTGGTGCACTGGATGCCTTGACTCGTCAGAATCTGCAGGATGAATTACAACGCATCTGGCAAACAGAAAAGATCACCATGATCATTGTGACCCATGATGTGGAAGAGGCGGTTTTCTTGGGTGATCGCGTGGTGGTGATGCAACCACATCCGGGACGGATTAAACGGATAGTTGATGTACCTGTACCACATCCACGCAAGCGTGAGGATGTTCGTCTGCACAATATTAAGAACAATATTTTGCAGGACTTTAGCGATCCAAGCAAAGAGGTGCTGTTCCAGAAACCGCGACATTTTTCAGATTACCAGTTTGCCTGGTAA
- a CDS encoding LLM class flavin-dependent oxidoreductase, with amino-acid sequence MAKRQIKLGAFIPATAQHAAGWRHPESRPQDHLNIDYIIELAKTAERGLFDAYFLADGLSVRWGSAVEGQLGLGDKGVGFEPVTLFAALSVATKNLGFIATASTTYEDPYILARKFASLDHISKGRAAWNVVTTASADTARNFGLEQHPEPKVRYERADEFIEVTQKLWDSWEDDAFIYNKETGQFFQADKVHEPLHKGKHFNVQGPLNVSRPPQGYPVIVQAGQSENGRELAGKYAEVIFTAQQTLEDAQEFYRDVKSRLLKYGRHPDDLKIMPGVSIFVAKTEEEAKEKYDFLNSLIHPKVGLALLSGLSGGINLEKYDLDAPFPKLEDTDINFSSRQQMMIDIARKHNFSIRQLYQYIASARGHWTLVGTPEQVVDQLQQWFENEAADGFNVLPPTTPAGLNDFVDFIVPELQRRDLFRTEYEGKTLRENLGLKRPENQYVTESKLNKAAS; translated from the coding sequence ATGGCAAAACGTCAAATTAAACTCGGTGCTTTTATTCCCGCAACTGCCCAGCATGCCGCTGGCTGGCGTCATCCGGAATCACGTCCGCAGGATCATCTCAATATCGACTACATTATCGAGTTGGCAAAAACCGCTGAGCGGGGCTTGTTTGATGCCTATTTCTTGGCAGATGGCCTTTCAGTCCGTTGGGGATCAGCAGTAGAAGGCCAACTTGGTCTGGGTGATAAAGGCGTTGGCTTTGAACCGGTAACACTCTTTGCGGCTCTCTCTGTGGCAACCAAAAACTTGGGCTTTATCGCTACAGCATCGACCACTTATGAAGATCCCTATATTCTGGCACGTAAATTTGCATCCTTAGATCATATTTCTAAAGGCCGTGCAGCATGGAATGTGGTCACCACTGCATCGGCTGATACTGCACGCAACTTTGGTTTGGAACAACATCCCGAGCCAAAAGTGCGTTATGAACGTGCCGATGAGTTTATTGAAGTCACGCAAAAACTCTGGGATTCTTGGGAAGATGATGCCTTTATCTATAACAAGGAAACTGGGCAGTTCTTCCAGGCAGATAAGGTGCATGAGCCATTACATAAAGGGAAGCATTTCAATGTACAGGGGCCTCTGAATGTTTCTCGCCCACCGCAGGGTTATCCTGTGATTGTTCAAGCGGGTCAATCCGAGAATGGCCGTGAACTGGCAGGAAAATATGCTGAAGTGATCTTTACAGCTCAACAAACGCTAGAAGATGCTCAAGAATTTTATCGCGATGTAAAAAGCCGTTTGCTGAAATATGGCCGCCATCCGGATGACCTGAAAATTATGCCAGGTGTTTCGATTTTCGTCGCCAAAACTGAAGAAGAAGCCAAAGAAAAATATGATTTCCTGAATAGTCTGATTCATCCAAAAGTGGGACTGGCTCTACTCTCAGGTCTATCAGGTGGCATTAACCTGGAGAAATATGATCTGGATGCACCATTCCCGAAACTGGAAGATACTGACATCAATTTCTCTAGCCGCCAGCAGATGATGATTGATATTGCCCGTAAACATAATTTTAGCATTCGCCAGCTTTACCAATATATCGCTTCAGCACGTGGGCACTGGACGCTGGTGGGTACACCAGAACAGGTCGTAGATCAGTTACAGCAATGGTTCGAAAATGAAGCAGCTGATGGCTTTAATGTGCTGCCACCAACCACCCCTGCCGGTCTGAATGATTTTGTTGATTTCATTGTCCCAGAATTACAACGCCGTGACCTATTCCGCACAGAATATGAAGGCAAAACTTTACGTGAAAATTTAGGATTAAAGCGTCCTGAAAATCAGTATGTGACTGAAAGCAAGCTGAACAAGGCAGCTTCCTAA
- a CDS encoding LLM class flavin-dependent oxidoreductase → MAERKIRLGAFIPTTSQHAAGWRHPESRPQDHLNIDYAIELVKTAERGLFDAYFLADTLAVRGDWGSVTSKGWSLGDKDTGFEPVTLFAALSAVTKHIGFVATASTTYEHPYTLARKYASLDHISKGRAAWNVVTTASKQVARNFGLSEHPDAKTRYAQAHEFIEVVQKLWDSWEDDAFIYDKDSGQFFQPEKFHEPQHKGKFFEVQGALNVPRPPQGYPVIVQAGQSEDGRELAAKFAEVIFTAQQSLEDAQAFYRDVKGRLAKYGRHADDLKIMPGVSIFVAKTAEEAQEKYDLLNSLIHPQVGLGLLSGLAGGIDLEQYDLDQPFPELDEKLIDFGSRQQMMIEIARKHHFTIRQLYEYVASARGHWTLVGTPEQIVDQLQEWFEHEAADGFNILPPSTPAGLNDFVDLIVPELQRRGLFRTEYEGTTLRENLGLKRPENQYVLAQRNTAVAS, encoded by the coding sequence ATGGCTGAACGTAAAATCCGTCTCGGTGCTTTTATCCCAACCACCTCTCAACATGCTGCTGGCTGGCGTCATCCAGAATCACGTCCGCAGGATCATCTTAATATCGACTATGCCATTGAACTGGTCAAAACCGCAGAGCGAGGTCTGTTTGATGCCTATTTTCTGGCTGATACCCTGGCAGTTCGTGGCGATTGGGGTTCAGTGACCAGCAAAGGCTGGAGCTTGGGCGATAAAGACACGGGCTTTGAACCAGTGACCCTGTTCGCAGCGCTATCTGCCGTGACCAAACATATCGGCTTTGTGGCAACTGCATCGACCACCTATGAACATCCTTATACGCTGGCACGTAAATATGCCTCACTGGATCATATTTCTAAAGGCCGCGCAGCATGGAATGTGGTGACTACGGCCTCCAAGCAGGTAGCGCGTAATTTTGGCCTGTCTGAACATCCAGATGCCAAGACCCGTTATGCTCAGGCACATGAATTTATTGAAGTGGTGCAGAAACTCTGGGATTCCTGGGAAGATGATGCTTTTATATATGACAAGGATTCAGGACAGTTTTTCCAGCCCGAAAAATTCCATGAGCCACAGCACAAAGGTAAATTCTTTGAGGTCCAAGGCGCACTGAATGTGCCACGCCCGCCACAAGGTTATCCCGTAATTGTACAGGCTGGTCAGTCTGAAGATGGCCGTGAACTGGCAGCGAAATTTGCCGAAGTAATTTTTACTGCACAACAATCCTTGGAAGATGCCCAAGCCTTCTACCGCGATGTCAAAGGTCGTCTGGCCAAATATGGTCGTCATGCTGATGACCTGAAAATTATGCCAGGTGTTTCGATTTTTGTAGCCAAAACTGCAGAAGAAGCGCAGGAAAAATACGATCTGCTCAATAGCCTGATTCATCCGCAAGTCGGTCTGGGTCTGCTTTCTGGCCTGGCAGGCGGAATTGATCTGGAACAGTACGATCTGGATCAGCCATTCCCGGAACTAGATGAAAAGCTGATTGATTTTGGCAGCCGCCAGCAGATGATGATTGAGATTGCCCGTAAGCATCATTTTACTATTCGACAGCTGTATGAATATGTGGCTTCTGCACGCGGTCACTGGACGCTGGTCGGCACACCTGAGCAGATCGTGGATCAGCTGCAAGAATGGTTTGAACATGAAGCGGCTGATGGGTTTAATATCCTTCCTCCAAGTACGCCAGCTGGTCTGAATGACTTTGTCGACTTAATTGTGCCGGAACTGCAACGTCGTGGTCTTTTCCGGACTGAATATGAAGGAACCACTTTGCGTGAGAACTTAGGCTTAAAGCGACCAGAAAACCAGTATGTACTAGCACAACGGAATACTGCTGTAGCCTCTTAA
- a CDS encoding MATE family efflux transporter — translation MAKHALVQQQNLWKSFFVFLLPLIVTNILQSLSGTINTIFVGQMLGVNAIAAVAVFFPILFCLMAFVIGLSAGSTVLVGQAWGAKNLEKVRCVVGSTLFMTLIGGSLIALFGVIFAEQILLLLGTDPNVMHLSVPYVQWMLAGSPLIFIYIIFTSILRGVGDSTTPLFASALTIGIGLIVTPILIAGYLGFPKMGIISPAIATILGNLAVLLFLVLYLNYRKHPLKPDWALLKNIRHHPGLSLIILRLGIPTGVQMITTSAAGLVIVGMVNRYGAEATAAYGAVNQVLNYIQFPALSIAIAASVFAAQAIGAGKNELLNKVTRTAMSMNILFTGSLVILAYLFSKYLMALFITDPNVVVLGQQLLFIVLWSILFFGGSAIFASIMRASGTVNIPMVINIVTILGIEIPAAYIFSQWWGLKGIWYGYALAFVCLCILQGLYYQFVWKKKTIKALV, via the coding sequence ATGGCTAAGCACGCATTGGTTCAGCAGCAGAATTTATGGAAATCCTTTTTTGTTTTCCTGCTGCCACTGATCGTAACCAATATCCTGCAAAGCCTGTCGGGAACCATTAATACGATTTTTGTTGGGCAGATGCTGGGCGTGAATGCCATTGCGGCTGTGGCGGTATTTTTCCCGATCCTGTTCTGTTTAATGGCCTTTGTGATTGGACTGTCTGCTGGTTCGACGGTGCTGGTCGGACAGGCCTGGGGTGCCAAAAATTTGGAAAAGGTTCGCTGTGTGGTAGGTTCCACCCTTTTCATGACCCTGATTGGCGGTAGTTTGATTGCACTGTTCGGGGTGATTTTTGCCGAGCAGATTCTGTTGCTGCTGGGTACCGATCCGAATGTGATGCACCTGTCGGTGCCTTATGTACAATGGATGCTAGCAGGTAGCCCCCTGATTTTTATTTATATTATTTTTACCTCAATTTTGCGTGGTGTCGGGGATAGCACTACACCACTGTTTGCCTCCGCCTTGACCATTGGTATCGGCCTGATCGTTACGCCGATCCTGATCGCGGGTTATTTGGGTTTTCCGAAAATGGGGATTATCTCGCCGGCGATTGCCACCATTCTCGGGAATCTGGCGGTTCTATTATTTTTAGTTCTGTATTTAAATTATAGAAAACATCCGCTCAAACCCGATTGGGCTTTACTGAAAAATATTCGTCACCATCCCGGCTTAAGCCTGATCATTCTGCGTTTGGGCATTCCAACCGGGGTACAGATGATCACCACCTCCGCAGCCGGTCTGGTGATCGTTGGCATGGTTAACCGTTATGGGGCTGAAGCCACAGCCGCCTATGGTGCGGTCAATCAGGTACTGAACTACATCCAGTTCCCTGCCCTTTCCATTGCTATTGCAGCTTCGGTATTTGCAGCACAAGCCATTGGTGCCGGTAAAAATGAGCTGCTGAATAAAGTCACCCGTACCGCCATGAGCATGAATATCCTGTTTACCGGCAGCTTAGTGATACTGGCCTATCTGTTCTCAAAATATCTGATGGCGCTGTTTATCACCGATCCAAATGTGGTGGTGCTCGGTCAGCAACTGCTGTTTATCGTGCTGTGGTCCATTCTGTTCTTTGGTGGCAGTGCCATTTTTGCCTCGATTATGCGAGCCAGTGGCACAGTGAATATTCCGATGGTCATTAATATTGTCACTATCTTGGGAATTGAAATCCCGGCTGCCTATATATTTAGTCAATGGTGGGGCTTAAAAGGCATCTGGTATGGCTATGCCCTGGCTTTTGTCTGTCTATGCATCCTGCAAGGACTGTATTATCAGTTCGTCTGGAAGAAAAAAACCATTAAGGCACTGGTGTAA
- a CDS encoding methionine aminotransferase: protein MLDLQSKLPDLGVTIFSTMSALAQQLGALNLSQGFPDFPAPPELIEALGRASSAGFNQYAPGDGLPVLRALVADLYTQRDQLALDPTQEITITPGATIAIFCAIQAVVRAGEEVIIFDPSYDSYAPTVQLVGAKPVHIALQHPDFSVDWDQVKEAINGRTRMIIVNTPHNPTGSVWSRQDWQQLIELIRNRNIVVLSDEVYEHLVFDGIQHYSALSFPELRERSFVVGSFGKTFHVTGWKTGFCVAAPALMKMFRQVYQFASFCGVTPVQVALAEYLQQHPEHIPQLSAFYQAKRDLFNSSIQHSRFKWTPSHGTYFQNLDYSAIRPDLEDVEMCQYLAHEHGIVTIPISVFYQQPPKDLRLLRFCFAKQEQTLLQAGEILSKV, encoded by the coding sequence ATGCTTGATCTCCAGTCCAAACTGCCCGACCTCGGGGTAACGATTTTCAGCACCATGTCTGCCTTGGCGCAACAACTCGGGGCACTGAATCTTTCCCAGGGATTTCCGGATTTTCCAGCACCGCCTGAACTGATTGAAGCTTTAGGACGGGCAAGTAGCGCTGGATTTAACCAGTATGCACCGGGAGATGGTCTACCAGTGTTACGGGCGCTGGTAGCAGATCTGTATACACAGCGCGATCAACTGGCTTTAGATCCAACACAGGAAATTACCATCACCCCAGGTGCCACCATTGCCATTTTCTGTGCCATTCAGGCGGTGGTTCGTGCTGGTGAAGAAGTCATTATTTTTGATCCAAGCTATGACAGCTATGCGCCAACTGTCCAGCTGGTCGGTGCCAAGCCGGTTCATATTGCGCTACAACATCCGGATTTCTCCGTAGACTGGGATCAGGTGAAAGAGGCGATCAATGGCCGCACCCGGATGATTATTGTAAATACACCACATAATCCCACTGGTAGTGTCTGGTCGAGACAGGACTGGCAACAGCTGATTGAACTGATCCGGAATCGCAATATTGTAGTGCTTTCCGATGAAGTTTATGAGCATCTGGTGTTTGATGGCATCCAGCATTATTCTGCCCTATCTTTCCCGGAATTGCGTGAGCGTAGTTTTGTGGTGGGCTCCTTTGGTAAAACCTTCCATGTCACTGGCTGGAAAACTGGTTTTTGTGTCGCTGCACCGGCACTGATGAAAATGTTCCGTCAGGTGTATCAGTTTGCCAGCTTCTGCGGAGTCACCCCAGTACAGGTCGCCTTAGCTGAATATTTACAGCAGCATCCGGAACATATTCCACAACTCTCTGCTTTTTATCAGGCCAAGCGGGATCTGTTTAACTCTTCTATTCAGCATTCACGTTTCAAATGGACACCGTCGCACGGTACCTATTTCCAGAATCTGGACTACAGTGCCATCCGTCCTGATCTGGAAGATGTGGAGATGTGCCAGTATCTGGCACATGAACATGGCATTGTCACAATTCCAATATCCGTGTTCTATCAACAGCCACCGAAAGACCTGCGTTTGCTGCGTTTCTGCTTTGCCAAACAGGAACAAACCTTGCTGCAAGCCGGCGAAATTCTGTCAAAAGTCTAG
- a CDS encoding Dyp-type peroxidase yields the protein MTAQSVILPLPSDHARFIVLRLKNLSIEDFKEQLQQLFTTRDRLITQHPDAQIKTAVAFGPELWSKLYDQTPTGFKQLEPIQGSFAMPVVPADVLIHIASARADICFALSQAFFEGIRDQVEVLDERVCFRYFDGRDITGFIDGTENPQFPNDRAEVALLGEDAGIFQDGSFVFAQRYAHNLAKWKKLKVDAQEQVMGRTKLESIELDDEVKPANAHIARTVVEDEEGEEMEILRHSLPYGDGRGDQGLFFIAYTKDLKIIDLMLERMFGTSGDGIHDRLLHFVTPMDGAYYFAPSAELLDEVLEA from the coding sequence ATGACAGCCCAATCTGTAATTTTGCCATTACCCTCAGATCATGCTCGCTTTATTGTTTTACGTTTAAAAAACCTCAGCATTGAAGATTTTAAAGAACAATTACAACAGCTTTTCACCACACGCGATCGCCTGATTACCCAACACCCGGATGCGCAAATCAAGACAGCTGTCGCTTTTGGCCCTGAACTTTGGTCAAAACTGTATGATCAGACTCCTACTGGCTTTAAACAGCTTGAGCCGATTCAAGGTTCATTTGCAATGCCAGTGGTACCGGCAGATGTGCTGATCCATATTGCCAGTGCGCGTGCAGATATCTGTTTTGCCCTGAGCCAGGCATTCTTCGAAGGTATTCGCGACCAGGTTGAAGTACTGGATGAACGTGTCTGCTTCCGTTACTTTGATGGCCGTGACATCACTGGCTTTATTGATGGTACTGAAAATCCACAATTCCCGAATGACCGTGCTGAAGTGGCTTTACTCGGCGAAGATGCCGGCATTTTTCAGGATGGTTCCTTTGTTTTTGCACAGCGCTATGCGCATAATCTGGCAAAATGGAAAAAACTAAAAGTTGATGCTCAGGAACAGGTGATGGGTCGTACCAAGCTTGAATCGATTGAGCTGGATGATGAAGTCAAACCTGCCAATGCTCACATTGCCCGTACAGTGGTTGAGGATGAGGAAGGCGAAGAAATGGAAATCCTGCGTCACTCCCTGCCTTATGGTGATGGTCGTGGTGACCAGGGGCTATTCTTTATTGCCTATACCAAAGACCTGAAAATTATTGATCTGATGTTAGAACGCATGTTTGGCACATCTGGTGATGGCATTCACGACCGCCTGCTGCACTTCGTGACACCAATGGACGGCGCTTACTACTTTGCACCGAGTGCCGAGTTACTGGACGAAGTTCTGGAAGCATAA
- a CDS encoding LysE family transporter, with product MSYQVWFAYMLACWVISISPGAGAIASMSSGLNYGFKHGYWNALGLQLALLLQIAIVAAGAGVLFATSPLAFLVVKWFGVGYLLYLAYLQWTAPTQSIEIRHELTRKSVGKLILHGFLVNMSNPKAIVFLLAVLPQFLDLSKPQWIQYVIMAVTMVTIDLIVMAGYTGLAAKVLRLLTSAKQQKILNRSFAVLFACAATLLSLVHQA from the coding sequence ATGTCCTATCAGGTTTGGTTTGCCTACATGCTGGCATGTTGGGTGATCAGTATTTCTCCCGGTGCTGGTGCCATTGCTTCGATGTCGAGTGGACTCAACTACGGCTTTAAGCATGGTTACTGGAACGCCTTAGGCTTGCAGCTGGCTTTGCTGTTACAGATCGCCATTGTGGCTGCTGGGGCCGGGGTGCTGTTCGCAACCTCGCCGTTGGCTTTTCTGGTGGTGAAATGGTTTGGCGTGGGTTACCTGCTTTATCTGGCCTATTTGCAGTGGACTGCACCAACGCAGTCGATTGAGATCCGGCATGAGCTGACCCGAAAATCTGTTGGGAAACTCATCCTGCATGGCTTTCTGGTCAATATGAGTAATCCGAAGGCGATCGTGTTCCTGCTGGCGGTGCTGCCCCAGTTCCTGGATTTGTCGAAACCTCAGTGGATACAGTACGTGATTATGGCAGTAACCATGGTCACCATTGATCTGATTGTGATGGCCGGTTATACCGGATTGGCAGCAAAAGTCTTAAGATTATTAACATCAGCAAAGCAACAAAAAATATTAAACAGAAGCTTTGCGGTGCTCTTTGCCTGCGCTGCGACCTTACTCAGTCTGGTGCATCAGGCTTAA
- a CDS encoding pyrimidine/purine nucleoside phosphorylase → MSGQFDFVSILKKPRIHSNGCCISHCIQMSDGSQKTLGVFLPTEQPIVFETTLAERLEIISGECLVQIGDDAYYQRYVPGQSFYVPKHSQFRLLCNEIVDYVCHFE, encoded by the coding sequence ATGTCAGGTCAATTTGACTTTGTCTCCATTTTGAAGAAGCCGAGGATTCACTCCAATGGCTGCTGTATCAGTCATTGCATCCAGATGTCGGATGGCAGTCAGAAAACCCTCGGCGTGTTCTTGCCGACAGAGCAGCCGATCGTATTTGAAACAACGCTAGCAGAACGTCTGGAAATAATTTCTGGTGAATGTCTGGTACAGATTGGAGATGATGCCTATTACCAGCGCTATGTGCCGGGGCAGTCATTTTATGTACCCAAACACAGCCAGTTTAGGCTGCTGTGTAATGAAATCGTGGATTATGTCTGCCACTTCGAATAA
- a CDS encoding DUF523 domain-containing protein, translating into MQQRRYLISACLLGQKVRYDGQDCLLKELLEHLVPDQYVSLCPEVSGGLPIPRPPAEIQSGDGRDVLLYQAHVVDIKGTDVSDTFIKGAYAALELAQNFQVTHAILKANSPSCGSDLIYDGSFSGRKIQGQGVTAVLFQQHGIMVMTEQEFLQQLKPQSE; encoded by the coding sequence ATGCAGCAGAGACGCTACCTGATCAGTGCCTGTCTGCTCGGTCAGAAAGTCCGTTATGATGGACAGGACTGCCTGCTTAAAGAGCTGCTAGAACATCTGGTTCCTGATCAATATGTCAGCCTGTGTCCTGAAGTCAGTGGCGGGCTGCCCATCCCTCGCCCGCCTGCCGAGATTCAATCTGGCGATGGTCGAGATGTGCTGCTGTACCAAGCTCATGTTGTAGATATCAAGGGTACAGATGTTTCAGATACCTTTATCAAAGGTGCCTATGCTGCTTTAGAATTAGCCCAAAATTTTCAAGTCACCCATGCCATTCTGAAAGCTAACAGCCCTTCCTGTGGCAGCGACCTGATTTATGATGGCTCATTTTCAGGCAGGAAAATTCAGGGACAAGGCGTCACTGCCGTGCTATTCCAACAACACGGCATTATGGTGATGACCGAGCAGGAATTTTTGCAGCAGCTAAAACCTCAATCTGAATAA